The sequence below is a genomic window from Sorangiineae bacterium MSr12523.
GCGGCGCACCACCGGGCGCGGCCCCACCAGCACTGGAAGCCCCGGAGACCACAGCAGGCGAGACCGTCGCAATGGGCGCAATGGATGCACCGTTTCCATTCGAGGCCCCATTCAGGGACTCGAAAAACTTGCGCCATTTAGCGTCTACAGCCTGCGGGTTCTGTTGGAATTTTGCGTGAAGCTCCTCAACAAGACCTGCATTGATTCCGAACTCGTCGAACATTCGGCGGCTACGATACTCCATCTTCGCGGGTGTGCCGCAAAGACTAACCGTAAAAAACCGGTTACTTGTTCGTCAGCCAGGCGAACAGATCCGCGGACGGGTCGAGCGCGACGAGAAGGGCGTCGACGGAAATGGCCGTTACGGTCGTACCGTGGGGAGCGACGTGAACCCCATCGGGATCACGCCACACGACGACCCGCACCGCCTGAGAAGGCTTTTGCACCGGACCGCGTGCCGCAATGCGGCTTTCATTGGTGTACGACGGGCGCGAAGCGCGCGGTTCTTGCTCCAGATTGGGCCGCGAACCACGCGGCTGCGTATCGGCGGCAGCGACCGTTTCGTCCGGCGAAGCGGCGAGAACCTCTTCGCTGTAAGCCGGCGTACCAATACGGGTTTTCGTCGCGTCGTCAAACGAGAAATTGGGCAGTTCGTTTCCGGCAACGGCCTCCGTCGGCCACGATTCGATGTCCTCGGGCGAGCCGAAGTTCGTATTTCGGAGAATGTTCTCGATGGCTTGCGACGATGCCGGCGGCGACGTCAGGTGGCTGTCGCTCTCGACCGCCGGCGGGGCCGCGGTGGGCGTCTCCATCACCTGGCTCGTATCGGGCCTAGCCCCGGGCGCCACGAAGGTGATGCTCTCGGGCCCCGACGGGTACACTTGCGTGGACGCAAAGCTGACGTCCTCCTGGCTCGAGATCGATGAGGTGGACGAGTCGTCCCAGGCCCCGGCCGGGCGCGTGGTGCGCTGGCCTTCGCGACCGGCCAGATTCTGCGACACGATGACTTGAGACACCTCGGAGCTCGCATCCATCTGCGGCGGCGGGGCAGCCGGCGTGTCGTGCTTGCTCGCGAGCGGAAACGGCTCCGCGCTGATCGGCTGCGTGGTGCTGGTCGTCCCCGACGAGGGGCGATCGGGCAGGCTTTCTTGGCGCGGGCTGGAACCGGGAATCGCCGAGACGGAGACGAGGTTCTTCGACGAAATCGCCTCGATGACCGCGGGAGCCTCGACCCGCGGCGGCGGAGGCGGCGGCGTGGGGGCCCGCGCCGGCGCCGGCGGCGGCTTCGAAGGAACGCGCGGTGATTGCGAGGCCCGCGGCGGCAGCGGCGGCGGTGTCGCATCGGAGATGCGCGGACGGGGTCCGAGAAGACCCAGGCTGGGATGCTTGGGGCGCGCCGACTTGCCCGCCGCATTGTTCAAGAGCGCCGCCCCGGTGGCCGAGCGCGGTGGTGTGGGGAGCGTCTTCGGCGGAGCTGGAGACGCGCCCGACGGGGTCGAGGTCCGCGTCGATCCCGACGACGCCGTGGGCGGTGCTGGCGACCGCTCCTGCGGTGCCGATGGACGCAGCGCGCGCGGGGAGGGGGCTGGCGGCGGAAGCGGAACAGCGGGGCGCACCGGCTGCTGAGAAGGGGGCGGCGCCGGCGGGACGAGCGGGCTCAGACGCACGGTGGCCTTTGGAAACGTGCCTCCGCCGCCTTGAGGTGTGGGCGGCGGACGGACCGAGGAACCGATTTCCCAGCCGAGTTCGTCGATGCGGGTCGTCAGATCGGCGGCGGCCTTTGCCAAGGCGAGCGCGCGATCGTCGGCCTCGGCCTCGCTTGCGGCTTCGGCCGCGCGACGGAGCCACTTGAGTGCGTCCGTGTGCTCACCGCGATCCCACGTGGTTTTCGCGGTTGAAAGTGCCCACGATACGTCTTCATGATCATCGGCGAGGGGGGCCGGAATCGGATTTTCGCGGGCCTCGACCTTCGATTCGTCAGCCATGTCGGCGTGTCCTCGGTGAGCGCAGCTTGCGCTGTCGGTCCACTCGTCGGAAAAAGGTCACCCATGCACGTTATCATCAATGGAGAAGGGCGCGACATTCCGGAAGGTCTCACCGTGCGGGGCCTGCTGGCCCACCTGGATCTGGCCGGCGGACCCGTGGCTGTGGAAATCAACCGCGAAATCGTGCCTCGGGCCGA
It includes:
- the thiS gene encoding sulfur carrier protein ThiS; amino-acid sequence: MHVIINGEGRDIPEGLTVRGLLAHLDLAGGPVAVEINREIVPRADHEHHPVSPGDAIEIVHFVGGG